TTTATGATGCTGCATATAGTGAAATTTATTATGATGAAAGACCTGTTAGTTTCCTTTCCCTTCCAGGGGCAAAAGATGTTGGAATAGAGTTTAATTCATTATCAAAAACATTTAATATGACTGGATGGAGAATTGGATGGGCATGCGGGAATAAAGAACTTATTTCAGCACTTAGTAAAGTAAAAGAAAATATTGATTCAGGTGTTTTTGAAGCAATTCAATTTGCAGGAATAGAAGCACTAACAAATAGCAAAGAGACACCTTTGAAGATGCGAGATATTTATAAAAAAAGGATGAATTTATTTGTCAATGGTTTAAAAGAAGTTGGTTTTGATGTTAAATTTCCAAAAGGAACTTTTTATCTCTGGCTGAAAGTAAATAAAAGTTCAGTTGAATTTGTTGACGAACTTCTTGAAAATGGTAAAATAATTGCAACTCCTGGAATTGGTTTTGGACCAAGTGGGGAGAACTTTGTGAGATTTTCTCTTACAATTCAGGAAAACAAAATAATAGAAGCAATTGAAAGGATTAAAAAAATATGGGAAAAGTAGCAATAGTTGTAGGAAGCAAAAATGATTTAGAGTTAATTGAAGGAGCAAAAGAAATTCTTAAAAATTTTGAAGTTGAATTTGATGTTTTTGTTCTTTCTGCTCATAGAACCCTTGATGATACAATTTCTTTTGCTGAAAATGCAGAAAAGAAAGGATATGAAGTAATTATTGCTGCTGCTGGAATGTCAGCACATTTACCTGGAATAATTTCTGCAAAAACAATTCTGCCGGTAATTGGTGTCCCTCTTCCAACAAGTGAAATTAAAGGAATGGATGCTTTACTTTCAATTGTTCAGATGCCAACAGGAGTTCCAGTTGCGACAATGTCCATAGGAAAAGCAGGAGTTAAAAATGCCGCTTTATTTTCAATTGAAATACTTGCAAGAAATGACGAAAAGTTAAAAGAAAAGTTAATTGAATATAAGAAAAACCTAAAATAAAGAACTTATAAATATTAGTAAATACTCAGTTTAGATGATATATGATACAATCTATTACAAAAGAACAAAACCAAAAAAGGAGGATAAAATGGCTGTGAGTTATAAGGAACTTGGACTTGTTAATACACAAGAACTTTTTAAAAAAGCATTGGCAGGTGGTTATGCAGTTCCTGCCTATAATTTTAACAATATGGAACAACTACAGGCAATAATTACTGCATGTGCAGAATGTAATTCACCTGTGATACTTCAAATATCTAAAGGTGCCCGGCAGTACGCAAATCAGACACTATTAAGGTATATGGTGCCAGGAGCAGTTGCTATGGCAAGAGAAATGGGCAGTAATATCCCCATTGCATTAAATCTTGACCACGGCGACTCTTTTGAACTCTGTAAAAGTTGTATTGACTATGGTTTTTCCAATGTAATGATAGACGGTTCTGCACTTCCCTATGAAGAAAATGTGTCTATTACTAAAAAGGTAGTTGAATATGCACATGAAAGAGATGTAACCGTTGAAGGTGAACTTGGTGTTCTTGCCGGTATAGAAGAGCATGTTTCTTCTGAAGTCAGTCACTATACAAATCCTAAGGATGTTGAGGATTTCGTAAAAAGAACAGGGGTAGATAGTTTAGCAATATCCATTGGGACTTCACATGGTGCTTATAAATTCAAGGTGAAGCCAGGCGAACCTCTGCCACCTTTAAGATTTGATATACTTGAAGAATGTGCAAAGAGACTTCCATCATTCCCTATTGTTCTTCATGGTGCTTCTTCTGTACTTAAAGAATATGTTGATATTATCAACAGGTATGGTGGAAAACTTGAAAATACTGCTGGTGTTCCTGAAGACCAGATAAGGAAAGCAGTTACAATGAATGTTTGCAAAGTAAATATTGACTCTGACGGTCGCCTTGTAATGACAGCAATGATAAGAAAATATCTTGCTGAACATCCAGAGGAATTTGACCCCAGAAAATATCTCGGTCCTGCAAGGGAAGAATTGAAAAAGATGTATATTGCAAAATGTAACCTTCTTGGCAGTGCTGGTAAAGGACAATAATAAGTTAAAAAGCAATACTTATAAACCAACAATTGTAAATTAAAATGAAAAAAATTGCTGTTGTTACTACTGGTGGAGATGCACCAGGTATGAACCCTGCTATAAGGTCAGTCGTCAGAACTGCTCTTTATAAAAACATCTCTATTTCGGGGATAAGAAGGGGATTTTTGGGCCTATATGAAGGTGATTTTATACCTTTAAGTTCAAGAGATGTCGGTAATATTATAAATAGAGGCGGAACAATCCTCAAAACAGCGAGATTCCCTGAATTTAAAGACCATAATATAAGAAAAAAGTGCCTTGAAAAATTAAAAAAAGAAAAAATTGATGGGATTGTAATAATAGGTGGAGATGGTTCTGCAAATGCGGCATACTCAATTTATAATGAATTCTCATATCCTGTTGTTCATATTCCTGCTTCAATAGATAATGACCTTTATGGAACTGATTGGACAATTGGATTTGACACTGCTGTTAACACTGCGGTAGAAGCAATTGATAAAATAAGGGACACTGCTACAAGTCATGAAAGGACATTTATAGTTGAAGTAATGGGAAGAGAAAAAGGTAACCTTGCTGTTGAAGTTGCAGTCGCCTGTGGTGCTGAAAATGTAATAATACCAGAAATTGAATTTAATTTAGACCAACTTGTTTCTTCTCTAAAACAGCAACAGGAAAAAGGGAAAAATAGTGCTTTAATAATTCTTGCAGAAGGGGCGGGAAAAGCAGAGGAATTAGCAAAGCAACTGACAGAAAAATTACCTGATAGAGAAATAAGATATTCTGTTTTAGGATATATTCAAAGAGGCGGAAGTCCGACATATTTAACAAGAACACTTGCAACCGTTTTTGGATGGTATGCAGTAAAATTTTTAATTGATGGTGACTATGGATATATGGTAGGCATTGTAGGAAATAAAATTGAGAAAGTCCCTCTTGAGAAAGTTGTTTCTAATAGAAAATTACCTGATATGGAAAAACTTGAGACAATTAAATATATGGCAATTTAATTTGAAAATACCCAGTTCTGTTGGAACTGAAAAGTAGCGAGTAGAGAGTAGCAAGTATAAATGGAAAAGTAATAAAAATTATAGAAAAAAAAATGTCCAAAGAATTCTGTAGGGAAGAAAAAAAGAAAATAAAAGAATTATTCAAAGCAAAAAAATTATTTCATAAGGAAATGGCGAAAATTCCTTTTGAAGAAAAAATTAAAATAGTTGTTAGATTACAAAATATAGTTAATGAATTGAAAACAAATAAAGGAAGAAGAAAAAAAAGAGTATGGAAAATTTAATTTTAAGGAGAAGGAAATGAGAAGCGATAATATTAAAAAGGGCATAGAAAAAACACCTCATAGAAGTTTATTAAAAGCAGATGGTTTTACAGATGAAGAGATAAAAAAACCTATTATTGGTATTGCAAATTCCGCTAATGAAATTATACCTGGTCATATTCACCTCAACAAAATTGCTGAAAGTGTAAAAACAGGTATCGTGTCTGCGGGAGGCACCCCTGTTGAATTTGGTGTTATAGGTGTCTGTGATGGGATTGCTATGGGACACCTTGGAATGAAATATAGTTTGGTTTCAAGAGAAGTAATTGCAGATAGTGTAGAAATTATGGCACAAGCACACCAATTTGATGGAATAGTTTTAGTTGCAAGTTGCGATAAAATTGTGCCAGGAATGCTTATGGCTCTTTTACGACTCAATATTCCAGGTATTTTGATAACTGGTGGTCCTATGTTGTGTGGATATTTACCAACTGGCGAAACAATAGATTTTATCTCTGTTTCTGAAGGAGTTGGAAAATTTTTAAAAGGTGAAATTGATGAAAAGCAATTAAAAATATTAGAAGATGAAGGTTGTCCAGGAGCAGGCAGTTGTGCAGGAATGTTTACTGCAAATTCCATGGGATGTTTATCAGAAGGACTTGGACTTTCACTCCCTGGAAATGGAACAATTCCTGCTGTTAGTTCAAAAAGAATTCGTTTGGCAAAATATGCTGGAATAAGAGCAGTTGAACTTGTTAAAAAAGATATTAAACCATCAGATATTATTTCAATTGAAAGTTTTAAAAATGCAATAACTCTTGATATGGCAATTGGTGCTTCAACAAATACTGTTTTACATCTTCCAGCAATTGCAAATGAAATAGGTATTAAACTTAACCTTGAAATTTTTGATGAAATAAGTAAAAAGACACCAAATATATGTAAATTATCTCCTGCTTCATCCCAACACATACAGGACCTTGATAGAGCAGGGGGGATACCAGCAGTTATGAAGGAATTATCAAAAAATGGACTTATTGAAAAAAATTGTTTAACTGTTTCTGGAAAAACCATAGGGGAAATAATTGAAAAAGCAAATGTTTGGGATAGAAATGTTATAAGAGACATAAATAATCCATATTTACAAGAAGGTGGAATTGCTATTTTAAAAGGAACACTTGCACCTGATGGAGCAGTAATAAAACAATCAGCAGTTAAAGAAAATTTATTAAAATTTAAAGGGAATGCAATTGTTTTTGATTCAGAAGAAGAAGCAATGAAAAGTTTAGTTGAAGGGAAAATTAAAGAAGGAGTTGTAATAATAAGGTATGAAGGACCAAAAGGTGGACCGGGAATGAGAGAAATGCTTTCAATGACTGCTGTTATTGCAGGAAAAGGGATTGATGAGAAAATTGCCTTAATAACAGATGGCAGATTTTCAGGAGGAACAAGAGGACTTTGTATAGGACATGTAAGCCCTGAAGCAGAAGAGGATGGTCCTATTGGATATGTTGAAAATGGAGATATAATTGAGATAGATGTTCCAAAAAGAAGATTGGATATAATGGTAAAACCAGAAGAGTTAAAAAA
This DNA window, taken from bacterium, encodes the following:
- the purE gene encoding 5-(carboxyamino)imidazole ribonucleotide mutase, with the protein product MGKVAIVVGSKNDLELIEGAKEILKNFEVEFDVFVLSAHRTLDDTISFAENAEKKGYEVIIAAAGMSAHLPGIISAKTILPVIGVPLPTSEIKGMDALLSIVQMPTGVPVATMSIGKAGVKNAALFSIEILARNDEKLKEKLIEYKKNLK
- a CDS encoding class II fructose-1,6-bisphosphate aldolase produces the protein MAVSYKELGLVNTQELFKKALAGGYAVPAYNFNNMEQLQAIITACAECNSPVILQISKGARQYANQTLLRYMVPGAVAMAREMGSNIPIALNLDHGDSFELCKSCIDYGFSNVMIDGSALPYEENVSITKKVVEYAHERDVTVEGELGVLAGIEEHVSSEVSHYTNPKDVEDFVKRTGVDSLAISIGTSHGAYKFKVKPGEPLPPLRFDILEECAKRLPSFPIVLHGASSVLKEYVDIINRYGGKLENTAGVPEDQIRKAVTMNVCKVNIDSDGRLVMTAMIRKYLAEHPEEFDPRKYLGPAREELKKMYIAKCNLLGSAGKGQ
- the pfkA gene encoding 6-phosphofructokinase, with translation MKKIAVVTTGGDAPGMNPAIRSVVRTALYKNISISGIRRGFLGLYEGDFIPLSSRDVGNIINRGGTILKTARFPEFKDHNIRKKCLEKLKKEKIDGIVIIGGDGSANAAYSIYNEFSYPVVHIPASIDNDLYGTDWTIGFDTAVNTAVEAIDKIRDTATSHERTFIVEVMGREKGNLAVEVAVACGAENVIIPEIEFNLDQLVSSLKQQQEKGKNSALIILAEGAGKAEELAKQLTEKLPDREIRYSVLGYIQRGGSPTYLTRTLATVFGWYAVKFLIDGDYGYMVGIVGNKIEKVPLEKVVSNRKLPDMEKLETIKYMAI
- the ilvD gene encoding dihydroxy-acid dehydratase; translated protein: MRSDNIKKGIEKTPHRSLLKADGFTDEEIKKPIIGIANSANEIIPGHIHLNKIAESVKTGIVSAGGTPVEFGVIGVCDGIAMGHLGMKYSLVSREVIADSVEIMAQAHQFDGIVLVASCDKIVPGMLMALLRLNIPGILITGGPMLCGYLPTGETIDFISVSEGVGKFLKGEIDEKQLKILEDEGCPGAGSCAGMFTANSMGCLSEGLGLSLPGNGTIPAVSSKRIRLAKYAGIRAVELVKKDIKPSDIISIESFKNAITLDMAIGASTNTVLHLPAIANEIGIKLNLEIFDEISKKTPNICKLSPASSQHIQDLDRAGGIPAVMKELSKNGLIEKNCLTVSGKTIGEIIEKANVWDRNVIRDINNPYLQEGGIAILKGTLAPDGAVIKQSAVKENLLKFKGNAIVFDSEEEAMKSLVEGKIKEGVVIIRYEGPKGGPGMREMLSMTAVIAGKGIDEKIALITDGRFSGGTRGLCIGHVSPEAEEDGPIGYVENGDIIEIDVPKRRLDIMVKPEELKNRKRKKKEKKLKGILARYSKQVRSANTGAILE